The DNA region TCAGTATATGAAATTTAGAAATACACTTACTCCAGCTAGTGGATTTCAAAGTGCTCAATATCGTTTAATAGAATTTTGCGCTACTGATTTAGTTAATTTGATAGATAATCGTTTTATAGCTAGTTACAATGATACTATTTCTAATGAAGAAGCGTTTGAAGTTTTGTATTGGCAAGCAGCTGGTAAAGATTATCAAACAGGAAAAAAGACGTATACTTTAGAAGCATTTGAAAAAAATACAAAACGGTATTTTTAGAATATATGGAAGCCTGTAAATTAGTTAATATTTGGCAAAAATATAAACAATTACCAGTTGAAGATCAAGAGTCAACTGCTTTGAAGGAAGCTATGAGGCATTTAGATTATACGGTTAACATAACTTGGGTTATGAAACATCTAAATGTAGCCATAAAGTATATTGATCAAAGTGGTATGGGTGACGGTGAAGCAACCGGAGGTAGTGATTGGAGAAAATATATGCATCCAAAATATCAAAAAAGAATATTTTTTCCAGAATTATGGTCTGAGATTGAATTAGAAAATTGGGGTCAAGAACAATAAAGTTTTATGTAGAATTGAATAAATTGAAAAAGTTTGAAATACGTTTTAACATTTATAATTGCACTAACACTAGTAGTATCTTGTAAAAATTCGGATAAGGAAACGGAAGCTAAAAATTTGGTTAAGAAATCAGCTCCAGAAAAAGACAAGTCTGATTTTGGGTTTAATTTTTCCGATTTTAATGTTGTTCAGGATACTGTTAGAAAAGGAGATACTTTTGGAATAATTATAAATAAACAAAATATTGGAGAGCGAAAAATTCATGAAATTGTAAGTAGTATTAAAGATACTTTTGATGTGCGATCCATTAGGCCTAATAAAGCCTTTACAATGTTGCGTTCTAAGGATAAAACCAATAAACTTCAGGTTTTTGTTTACCAACCAAATGATTTAATGTATTATGTTTTTGATCTTCGTGATTCACTAGTCGTTGCTCATAAAAAAGTGAGGCCAGTTAGCTATAAACGAAGAGTAATAACTGGAGTCTTAAAAGGATCTTTGTCTGAGACGTTATCTAATGCAGGAGTTGAAGCTAATTTAGCTAATCAAATTACAAAAATATACTCATGGTCTATCGACTTTTTTAAATTAAAAAAAGGAGACCGTTTTGGAATTGCTTTTAATGAACGTTACATTAACGATACGGTATATAACGGTGTTAGTAATATTGAGGCGGCCTTTTTTGAATACAAAGGAAAAATTATGTATGCTTTCCCTTTTGTTCAAAATGAATCATCTGGAAAAGTTGAATACTATGACGAAGAAGGGAAAACAATGAAAAACTTTTTCTTGAAATCGCCTATTAAGTTTAGCCGAATTACATCAAGATTTTCCATGAATAGATTTCATCCGGTACAACATCGTTGGAAAGCTCATAAAGGAACAGATTATGCTGCGCCTAGAGGAACGCCTATTATGACAACTGCTTCTGGTGTTGTTGAAAAAACGGGTTATACAGCAGGAAATGGAAATTTTGTAAAAGTAAAACACAACGGTACCTATGCAACCCAATATTTACACATGTCTAAGATTTTAGTTAGACGTGGTCAGAGAGTCAATCAAGGTGATGTCATTGGAAGAGTAGGGAGTACAGGTTTAGCATCAGGACCACACGTTTGTTATCGTTTTTGGAAAAATGGGGTGCAAGTAGATGCTTTAAAATTAAAATTGCCTACTGGGACTCCAATGGAAGGAAGAAATAAAGCTCGATTTATGAAAATGATGGAACCTTTAAAACGTGAATTAGATAGTATAGGAAACCTCTAATCGAATCTATTGAAGTTGAAAATTTAAAGGAGAAAGAGTTGGGTATTCAATTCTTTCTCCTAATTTTTTATAAAAATAATTTACAGATGTGTTATATAGTTGTAAAGCACTCGATAAATACAACTAATTTGAGTATTTTTACGGCCATCTAAAAAACTAAAAAACAAAAAATAAATGGCTTTAAGTACTTTAAACCCAAAACAAACTGCTTCATGGAAGAAGCTGGAACAACATTTTGAAAAATTGCAAAATGTTACGATGCAAGAAATGTTTAAAGAAGATGCAACAAGAGCAGAGAAATTTAGTATTCTTTGGAATGAATTTTTGATCGATTATTCTAAAAATATCATTAATCAAGAAACAATGAATTTGTTACTTGAATTAGTAAACGAAATGGGTCTTAAAGATGGGATTCAAGAATATTTTGAGGGAGGAATTATCAATCAAACAGAGGGAAGAGCAGTTTTGCACACTGCTTTACGTGCCAAAGAATCGGCTGTGATTAATGTAAATGGAGTGAATGTAGTTCCTGAAGTTTATGAAGTTAAAAACAAGATTAAAACTTTTACAAACGAAATTACTTCAGGTGTAAAAACAGGATATACAGGTAAAGCTTTTACCGATGTTGTGAACATAGGTATTGGTGGTTCAGATTTAGGACCAGCAATGGTGGTAGAAGCATTGAAATATTATAAAAACGACTTGGATGTTCATTTTGTGTCTAATGTTGATGGAGATCATGTTCAAGAAGTAATAAAAAAATTAAATCCAGAAACAACTCTTTTTGTTATCGTTTCTAAAACATTTACAACTCAGGAAACTTTGAGTAATTCTGAGACTATTAAAAAATGGTTTTTACAATCGGCTAAGCAACAAGATATAGCCAAACATTTTGTGGCTGTTTCTACAAATTTGCAAAAAGTAACAGAATTTGGTATCAATCCTGATAATGTGTTTCCAATGTGGGATTGGGTTGGTGGACGTTTTTCACTTTGGAGTGCCGTTGGATTGTCAATTAGTTTAGCGGTTGGATTTGATAATTTCGAATCTCTATTAAATGGGGCTAACGAAATGGACGAACATTTCAAAACTGCTGATTTTGATGAAAATATACCAGTTGTCTTGGCTTTATTAAGTGTTTGGTATAACAATTTCTTTGGAGCCGAAAGTGAAGCCTTGATTCCGTATACCCAATACTTGCAAAAATTAGCACCTTACTTGCAACAAGGAACAATGGAGAGCAATGGTAAAAGTGTAGGTCGTGATGGTAAAGCAGTAGATTATCAAACAGGAACAATTATTTGGGGAGAGCCTGGAACCAATGCTCAACACGCCTTTTTTCAATTAATTCACCAAGGGACAAAGCTAATTCCTACTGATTTTATTGGTTATGTTCAGCCTTTGTATGGAGATAACAATCATCATGATAAATTAATGTCTAACTTTTTTGCGCAAACAGAAGCTTTGTTAAACGGAAAAGAGGAAGCAAAAGTTCAAGCTGAATTTGATAAACAAGGCTTATCAGCAGAGGCTGCTCAATTTTTATTGCCATTTAAAGTGTTTTCAGGTAATAAACCAACAAATACTTTCTTGATTCAAAAATTAACTCCAAAATCTCTTGGTTCATTAATTTCATTATATGAACATAAGATTTTTGTACAAGGATTTATCTGGAATATTTTCAGTTATGATCAATGGGGAGTTGAATTAGGAAAACAATTAGCCAATTCGATTTTAGATGAAATTAATTCGAATGATGTGAAAAATCATGACAGTTCAACTACTTCTTTATTACGTCATTTTTTAAGAAATAAATAACATATCATTGTTTTTGTTGTAAGTATTTGATTTTCAATACTTATTTTTAAAAACGATAAATTGCATTAGTAAAAACCTCATTAGCTTTTAGTTATATGAGGTTTTTTTCATCCCTTTTTGTTTATATTTGTTAAAAAAACATTCAAAAACATGTACGCATTTATTCAAAAGTTTCATTCTGGTTGGGCTTATTTAGCACTTTTATTATTAGTAATTGCAGTAGTCAATGCTTTAATTGGTTTCACTTCTACGAAAGAGTTTACGGCTAAAGATAGAAAGATTGCAATTTTTGGATTAATTGGAACTCATACACAATTATTAATTGGTTTGATTTTATATTTTGTTTCTCCTCTAGGACTTGATTCATTTGGGCAAATGTCAGATAAAATGTTGCGTTTAACTTCATTAGAGCATCCGTTAATCAATTTAATTGCGATTACTTTGATTACAATTGGATGGTCAAAACATAAAAAATTAACGACAAGCAAATCAAAATTTAAAACTTTTTCTATTTTTTACGGATTAGGATTAGTGCTTATACTAAGTAGGATCCCATGGTCGTTATGGTTTAAATAAAACTTAAAAAAAGTCCTGAAAAGGGCTTTTTTTATCGAGGTATAGTTTTTGTTTTAAATAAGATTCGAACTAAAAAGGTTAATATGAAAAAATCAATTACACTATTTTTTTTATTTCTTTCGGTTGTTTTGGTTAATGCTCAATCATCAAAATCAACGCTGCAAAAGTCTCCTGTGAAAAAAAATATAGAAGCAAAAGATACAGTAGATAAAAAAATCTCTTTTAATTTAAAAAAAGGAATCCTTAAGGATACAATTTCATCAATTGAACCGCCACGTAAATTAAAATTGTATAAAAAAAGTGTACATGCTTCTTATTATGCAGATAAATTTAATGGAAAACGTACCACCAGTGGTGTGAGATTTAGCAACAGCGGTTATACGGCAGCGCACAAGAAATTTCCTTTCGGGACTAAATTGAAAATTACCAATGAATCCAATGGTAAGTCAGTGATTGTTGAGGTTATTGACAGAGGACCTTTTGTAAGATCAAGAGAAATTGATTTGACAAAAAGAGCTTTCATGGAAATTGCAACTAATAAAGGAACGGGTTCAATGATCGTAACTATTGAAGAAATTGTAGATTAATTTACCAACTTTTAAAAGGATTTTTGCTTAAATACGAATTATAATAACGCTTGTCATTAGTTACTTCTTCACCTAACCAAGTAGGTCTTTCAAAATTTTCATCTTCCGATTGCAATTCAATCTCCGCCATTTCAAGACCTTCATTTTCGCCGTAAAACTCATCTATTTCAAAAACATGAGATCCTGATTTTACTTCAAAACGAGTTTTGTCAATAACTCCTTTTTCGCATAACAATAATAATTTTTCGGCTTCATCAACAGGAATCTCTTTTTCCCATTCAAAACGCGATATACCTGAAGTATTTGAAATTCCTTTTACCGTAATATAGGCCTTATCTTCTTTTATTCGGATTCGAACACTGCGTTCAGGATTTGAACTCAAATAGCCTTGAATAATTCTTTTTTTAGAAAAGGCTTCTTTTTTGTAAGCGTCAGAATTGACTAAAAATTTTCGTTCTATTTCTATCATTTTGACCGTTTTTAGTGTTGTTTTCTAAATTCTTTTTTTGGGGTAAGAAATCTGGTGTAAAGATACTTTTTTTCTATTCCTATGTATTTTATATACATAAATTAAAGTACTGTTATTGTCTCCTTTTCTTTTTAAAGTAGATTATAAAACAGCTTTCGGTGTTTTTTTTATGATATAGTTAGAGCTTTTTCAAGGGGTGATTTGTATTTTTACAGGAATTGAATTGATAAATTATGCCGCTTTTTAAAGTAAAGAATAAACCATCGTTACAGGAGTTGTTAACTGATTTTTTCGATAGAAGTCAGTTATGGCTTGAGGAAAAAGACAATTTGGAGCCTTTAATTGAATTGGTTCAATTGATTCGTCCTTTGAAGATTAGAAATTTACAAATAGTAGATTTGGAGCCTCTTATTACTCTGTTAAAGGATAATCCGTCTTATAGAGATGCTTTTTCTTTCTATTTGAAAGATATTCTTGAAGACAGGAAGTTTAATAAAATTTTTTCGGATGCGGCTATTTTACAAGATGTAGATTTTGTATTCGAAGTTAGAAAAAGAATTATCGCCAAATTTTTACCTTATCAACCTGAGAAGGAAACTTTAGAATATGTTTTAAATCAGGTGTTTTATCTGGCTAATGATGGGGTTTGGATTGATAAAATTCCTTTACATCAGTTGCATGAATTGTATGATCTCTTTGGGTTTACTTCCATGTATGAAAGTGTTACACTAAATTCGGCTTTATCAGAGGTGTTAACAGCTATGCACTTAATCACTCAGCGCATTAGTGGTCGTGCAATGGAGACGGATGTAATTAAGATGGTTCCAGAATTTGATGGTTTAGAAAGTCCTTTTTCGGCATTTGAAAAAGAATTGTTTTTAATCGAAGATCAAATCAAAAATTTAGAAAAGCATTATGTTGATTCTGATGATTTGTCTTTTGCTCAATTAATTGTTTTACTCAAACAATGTGAAGAGTTTGTAGAAAAAGCTTTTCGTAATAGTTCAAAATATGGAATTTCCCTTCGTGTAAATCAAAATTTATTAAAAATTAAGCAGCAATTAGAAAGGCTTAAGTTTCTAATTTCATTGTTAAAAGTAGAGAAGGAAGAAGATAAAAAAATCAATGGAATTTTAATGGGCTTACAGTTAATTAAGTTCAATTGTTATAAAAACAATGTGCGGCAGTTTATAGCCGAAAGCATTCAGTTGATTTCTTATGAAATTACCCAGCATACAGCTAAAACAGGCGAAAAATATATTACAGAGAATCGTAATGAATATTTCAAAATGTTTTGGAATGCCTCAGGTGGCGGAATAATTGTTGGTTTTTTGTGTATTATCAAAATTTTACTTTCTAAAGTCGATACAAGTATTTTTGGTCATGCTTTCTTGTATAGTATGAATTATGCATTAGGTTTCATCGCTATTTATTTAATGGGCTATACATTAGCAACAAAACAACCAGCTATGACAGCTTCTGCATTAATCAAAGCTTTAGAGGAAGGAATGTCTAAACAGGGGAATAATACGCAAAAATATAATGCATTTGCAATTCTTTTTGCTCGGGTTTTTAGGTCTCAATTTATAGCATTTATAGGGAATGTAATTTTGGCATTTCCAGTTTCTTTATTAGGGATTTGGCTTATTGATTATTCATTAGGTTATAATATTGCTTCCAGTAAATGGCAAACCCTCTTAAGTGATTTGAGTCCTGTACATTCATTAGCTATTTTTCATGCGGCAATTGCAGGACTGTTTTTGTTTTTATCGGGAATTATTTCTGGAAGTGTAGCGAATAGGGATAAACACAATCAGGTTTATTTTAGAATTGCGGAACATCCTTTGTTGAAAAAGAGTTTTGGAAAGAAAAGAACGCTGAAATTTTCTGCTTTGTATGAGAAAAAATGGGCAGGCATTGTTTCTAATTTTTGGTTTGGTGTTTTTATGGGTAGTACTTCTGCTTTGGGACTTTTTTTCGGATTAAATCTTGATATTAGACATATTACTTTTGCTAGTGGTAATTTAGCATTGGCATTGTATGGCGCCAATTATCAGGTTAGTGATACCATGTTGTTTTGGGGGATTTTTGGAATTGGAGTTATAGGATTGGTTAATTTTATGGTTAGTTTCACTTTGTCTTTAGGGTTAGCATTTCGCTCTAGAGCAATACCTCTATCAGAACTTCGTTTTATTTCATCTTCCATTTGGAGTCATTTTAAATCCAGACCTTTTAGTTTCTTTTTTCCAATGGAGCAAAAAGTAAAAACAGAAGTTATTGAAAATTATTTGCAAACAAAGAAAGATACAAGCCATTGATTTTTTTAAGATGCAAGAATTTAATCCCAACAGAAAAATAATACATATCGATATGGATGCTTTTTTTGCTTCGGTGGAGCAAATGGATAATCCAGAATTGAGAGGGAAACCTATTGCTGTTGGTGGTTCAGAAAACAGGGGTGTAGTTGCTGCGGCAAGTTATGAAGCTAGAAAATTTGGTGTTCGAAGTGCTATAAGTGGAAGTTTAGCAAAAGAAATTGTCCGGAATTAATTTTTGTAAGACCAAGATTTGAACGGTATAAAGAAATTTCGAATCAAATTCATAAAATTTTCAGAGAATATACTGATTTAGTTGAACCTCTTTCTTTAGATGAAGCCTATTTAGACGTAACTCAAAATAAGAAAGGGAATCCAAGCGCTAGTTTATTAGCTCAAGAAATTAGAAATCGCATCTATAATGAAGTTGGTTTAACTGCCTCGGCGGGTATTTCTATTAATAAATTTGTCGCAAAAATAGCCAGTGATTATAATAAACCTAATGGTCAAAAAACAGTAACTCCTGAGGAAATAATTCCTTTTTTAGAAGCTTTACCTATTCGAAAATTTTATGGAGTAGGCAAAGTGACTACCGAGAAAATGTATCAACTAGGGATTTTTACGGGATTAGAATTGAAAAGTAAATCATTAGAGTTTCTTGAGAAACATTTTGGAAAATCAGGACAATACTATTACAATGTAGTTAGGGGTATTCATAATAGCGAAGTTAAACCGACTCGTATTGCCAAATCTGTAGCCGCAGAGCATACTTTTGATGTTAATTTGTCTTCGGAGGTATTTATGTTGGAGCAATTAGAACTCATTGCTAATAGTTTAGAAAGAAGACTCAAAAAGCACAATGTTTCAGGTAAGACTGTAACATTAAAAATAAAGTATAGTGATTTTACACAGCAAACTCGAAGTAAAACGTTGCCTTATTTTATTGCTGACAAAGGGTTAATTCTGGAAATAGTAAAAGAGTTGTTGTATCAAGAACGAATGAAAGATTCGGTTAGATTACTGGGGATCTCAATGAGTAATTTAAATACGGAAGTCAAGAAAGCAGTAGTAGCTGTGCAATTGAAATTTAATTTCTAAAAAAAGAAAACCCTTCTGAGAAAGAAGGGTTTGTAATGATATAGGAGGTCAATTAATCTCTACTTGATAGTTTTGATAATAATCTCAAGAATTCGATATACAGCCATACTAATGTAATCATTAATCCCATGGCTCCAAACCATTCCATGTATTTTGGCATTCTTTGTTGTACTCCTTCTTCGATTCGGTCAAAGTCTAAGAATAAGTTTAATGCAGCAATCACGATTACAAAAACACTAATACCAATACTCCATAACGAATTTCCGTAGTGCACAGGTTGGTAACTTGTAAATAAAGAAAAAAGCCAAGAGATAAGGTAATAAGTAGCAATCGCCAAAGTAGCTGCTACTACCACTGATTTAAATTGTTCTGTAACTTTGATAATTCGGTATTTATACAATCCTAAGCACACAGCAAACGTTACGAATGTAGCTCCTACAGCTTGAATTACAATACCTGGATACTTTGCTTCAAAAATAGCTGAAATTCCGCCAATAAATAAACCTTCAAATAATGCGTATCCTGGAGCTAGATATCCTGAATATTGTGGTTTGAAAGCGGAAATAATAACTAATACAAAACCAACAATTGCACCACCAATAGCAGGAAGAATAGGGTTCATGCCATTAAATGTTAGCCACCAAATTACC from Flavobacterium nitratireducens includes:
- a CDS encoding peptidoglycan DD-metalloendopeptidase family protein, which codes for MKYVLTFIIALTLVVSCKNSDKETEAKNLVKKSAPEKDKSDFGFNFSDFNVVQDTVRKGDTFGIIINKQNIGERKIHEIVSSIKDTFDVRSIRPNKAFTMLRSKDKTNKLQVFVYQPNDLMYYVFDLRDSLVVAHKKVRPVSYKRRVITGVLKGSLSETLSNAGVEANLANQITKIYSWSIDFFKLKKGDRFGIAFNERYINDTVYNGVSNIEAAFFEYKGKIMYAFPFVQNESSGKVEYYDEEGKTMKNFFLKSPIKFSRITSRFSMNRFHPVQHRWKAHKGTDYAAPRGTPIMTTASGVVEKTGYTAGNGNFVKVKHNGTYATQYLHMSKILVRRGQRVNQGDVIGRVGSTGLASGPHVCYRFWKNGVQVDALKLKLPTGTPMEGRNKARFMKMMEPLKRELDSIGNL
- the pgi gene encoding glucose-6-phosphate isomerase, which gives rise to MALSTLNPKQTASWKKLEQHFEKLQNVTMQEMFKEDATRAEKFSILWNEFLIDYSKNIINQETMNLLLELVNEMGLKDGIQEYFEGGIINQTEGRAVLHTALRAKESAVINVNGVNVVPEVYEVKNKIKTFTNEITSGVKTGYTGKAFTDVVNIGIGGSDLGPAMVVEALKYYKNDLDVHFVSNVDGDHVQEVIKKLNPETTLFVIVSKTFTTQETLSNSETIKKWFLQSAKQQDIAKHFVAVSTNLQKVTEFGINPDNVFPMWDWVGGRFSLWSAVGLSISLAVGFDNFESLLNGANEMDEHFKTADFDENIPVVLALLSVWYNNFFGAESEALIPYTQYLQKLAPYLQQGTMESNGKSVGRDGKAVDYQTGTIIWGEPGTNAQHAFFQLIHQGTKLIPTDFIGYVQPLYGDNNHHDKLMSNFFAQTEALLNGKEEAKVQAEFDKQGLSAEAAQFLLPFKVFSGNKPTNTFLIQKLTPKSLGSLISLYEHKIFVQGFIWNIFSYDQWGVELGKQLANSILDEINSNDVKNHDSSTTSLLRHFLRNK
- a CDS encoding septal ring lytic transglycosylase RlpA family protein; translated protein: MKKSITLFFLFLSVVLVNAQSSKSTLQKSPVKKNIEAKDTVDKKISFNLKKGILKDTISSIEPPRKLKLYKKSVHASYYADKFNGKRTTSGVRFSNSGYTAAHKKFPFGTKLKITNESNGKSVIVEVIDRGPFVRSREIDLTKRAFMEIATNKGTGSMIVTIEEIVD
- a CDS encoding CYTH domain-containing protein — translated: MIEIERKFLVNSDAYKKEAFSKKRIIQGYLSSNPERSVRIRIKEDKAYITVKGISNTSGISRFEWEKEIPVDEAEKLLLLCEKGVIDKTRFEVKSGSHVFEIDEFYGENEGLEMAEIELQSEDENFERPTWLGEEVTNDKRYYNSYLSKNPFKSW
- a CDS encoding recombinase encodes the protein MPLFKVKNKPSLQELLTDFFDRSQLWLEEKDNLEPLIELVQLIRPLKIRNLQIVDLEPLITLLKDNPSYRDAFSFYLKDILEDRKFNKIFSDAAILQDVDFVFEVRKRIIAKFLPYQPEKETLEYVLNQVFYLANDGVWIDKIPLHQLHELYDLFGFTSMYESVTLNSALSEVLTAMHLITQRISGRAMETDVIKMVPEFDGLESPFSAFEKELFLIEDQIKNLEKHYVDSDDLSFAQLIVLLKQCEEFVEKAFRNSSKYGISLRVNQNLLKIKQQLERLKFLISLLKVEKEEDKKINGILMGLQLIKFNCYKNNVRQFIAESIQLISYEITQHTAKTGEKYITENRNEYFKMFWNASGGGIIVGFLCIIKILLSKVDTSIFGHAFLYSMNYALGFIAIYLMGYTLATKQPAMTASALIKALEEGMSKQGNNTQKYNAFAILFARVFRSQFIAFIGNVILAFPVSLLGIWLIDYSLGYNIASSKWQTLLSDLSPVHSLAIFHAAIAGLFLFLSGIISGSVANRDKHNQVYFRIAEHPLLKKSFGKKRTLKFSALYEKKWAGIVSNFWFGVFMGSTSALGLFFGLNLDIRHITFASGNLALALYGANYQVSDTMLFWGIFGIGVIGLVNFMVSFTLSLGLAFRSRAIPLSELRFISSSIWSHFKSRPFSFFFPMEQKVKTEVIENYLQTKKDTSH
- a CDS encoding Bax inhibitor-1/YccA family protein, with the protein product MNFKSRNPFLNNKSFSPTSRAEQIHEATVIGYDQEMSLSGTINKTILLFLLLTASAMVIWWLTFNGMNPILPAIGGAIVGFVLVIISAFKPQYSGYLAPGYALFEGLFIGGISAIFEAKYPGIVIQAVGATFVTFAVCLGLYKYRIIKVTEQFKSVVVAATLAIATYYLISWLFSLFTSYQPVHYGNSLWSIGISVFVIVIAALNLFLDFDRIEEGVQQRMPKYMEWFGAMGLMITLVWLYIEFLRLLSKLSSRD